The following coding sequences lie in one Burkholderia cepacia genomic window:
- a CDS encoding DUF4123 domain-containing protein, with amino-acid sequence MDEVDDVAERNDGTDASAAIDAAPNPREREWPAFLEMLKAPLARADDDGRALRLYALVDTRGYQELDVQLATVRRLRYASLWTDTGLDAYTDIAPYLIAFERGALDDEHAEQHRLLRQLWLEAVDLHAVTWLWSTWSFDALDAHLRQYVQYGLPNGRSYYLFFFDNHVFERVRRVWSDAQATRFVAPFDEIRYRDRRLDEVVWHNDAPALEGAMPAGDAPGLGERQHAQLIELGYPDKLVLKFRETMAAVVDHLSDAQLHDHVVGQLDRAAAHGIVDEVGLLCYVVTGVQVAPRFDEHPAVKSRLEAASRGETSVDAALASIDDATWDAIRDAHERALLEAHGDVA; translated from the coding sequence ATGGACGAAGTCGACGACGTGGCCGAACGGAACGACGGGACTGACGCAAGCGCAGCCATCGACGCCGCGCCGAATCCGCGCGAGCGTGAGTGGCCGGCGTTTCTGGAGATGCTGAAGGCTCCGCTGGCGCGCGCGGACGACGACGGCAGGGCGTTGCGGCTTTATGCGCTCGTCGATACGCGCGGGTATCAGGAGCTGGATGTGCAGCTCGCGACGGTGCGTCGCCTGCGTTATGCGTCGCTCTGGACCGATACGGGGCTCGATGCCTATACGGATATCGCGCCGTATCTGATCGCGTTCGAGCGCGGCGCGCTCGACGACGAGCATGCCGAGCAGCATCGGCTATTGCGCCAGCTGTGGCTGGAGGCCGTCGACCTGCATGCGGTGACGTGGCTGTGGTCGACGTGGTCGTTCGACGCGCTCGATGCGCATCTGCGCCAGTACGTGCAGTACGGGTTGCCCAATGGTCGCTCGTACTACCTGTTCTTCTTCGACAACCACGTGTTCGAGCGCGTGCGGCGGGTGTGGAGCGATGCGCAGGCAACGCGGTTCGTTGCGCCGTTCGACGAGATCCGGTATCGCGACCGGCGGCTCGACGAAGTCGTGTGGCACAACGATGCGCCGGCGCTCGAAGGCGCGATGCCGGCGGGCGATGCGCCGGGCCTGGGCGAGCGGCAGCACGCGCAGCTGATCGAGCTCGGGTATCCGGACAAGCTCGTGCTGAAGTTTCGGGAGACGATGGCGGCGGTGGTCGATCACCTGTCCGATGCGCAGCTTCACGACCATGTCGTCGGGCAGCTCGATCGCGCGGCGGCACACGGGATCGTCGACGAGGTCGGGCTGCTCTGTTATGTCGTGACCGGCGTGCAAGTCGCGCCGCGGTTCGACGAGCATCCGGCCGTGAAGTCGCGCCTCGAAGCCGCGTCGCGCGGAGAAACGAGCGTCGATGCGGCGCTGGCGTCGATCGACGATGCGACCTGGGATGCGATTCGCGATGCGCACGAGCGCGCGTTGCTGGAGGCGCATGGTGATGTGGCGTAG
- a CDS encoding DUF3304 domain-containing protein, translating to MVMWRRSGVAVGLLAVASSLSACGKSEPVYGGISVIAHNYLPYNLDGFTITDAYGNKAGGGNSLPGGGGGVTCCYKLQGTEFTVKWNYVDVDQWHKGNEETLHAEARAVMSSAQVPEKIGDRILEVHFYPDRHVELQFPGALADASRIPMVDVSRWMSSRYQDQLNKRYDEREDQQFRRIVRVVATAWLKYRLTDLDDLEQYAYYDLLVNNRFDAHPEVQRLLQTAAGKHGTFAKSMQSLPKSVQSALASDNFEPVVVPVVADGLLPPPRVPEVRHG from the coding sequence ATGGTGATGTGGCGTAGGTCCGGGGTGGCGGTGGGCCTGCTTGCGGTGGCTTCGAGCTTGAGCGCGTGCGGGAAGTCGGAGCCGGTGTATGGCGGGATCTCGGTGATCGCTCACAACTATCTGCCCTACAACCTGGATGGATTTACGATCACCGATGCTTATGGAAACAAGGCGGGTGGTGGGAATAGCTTGCCGGGTGGCGGAGGCGGGGTGACTTGTTGCTACAAGCTCCAGGGTACCGAGTTCACGGTCAAATGGAACTATGTCGACGTCGACCAGTGGCACAAAGGTAACGAGGAAACGCTTCATGCCGAGGCAAGGGCCGTGATGTCATCGGCCCAGGTTCCGGAAAAGATCGGTGACCGAATTCTCGAAGTGCATTTTTACCCGGATCGTCACGTCGAGCTGCAATTTCCCGGTGCGCTGGCGGATGCATCGCGCATTCCGATGGTCGATGTGTCGCGCTGGATGTCCAGCCGCTATCAGGATCAGTTGAACAAGCGGTACGACGAACGCGAAGATCAGCAGTTTCGACGCATCGTTCGTGTCGTAGCAACGGCATGGCTGAAATACCGACTCACGGATCTCGATGATCTGGAGCAGTACGCGTACTACGACTTGCTTGTGAACAACCGATTCGATGCACATCCCGAGGTTCAGCGCCTGCTGCAGACGGCTGCCGGTAAGCACGGTACGTTCGCGAAGTCGATGCAGTCTCTGCCGAAGAGCGTGCAGTCGGCGCTGGCGAGCGATAACTTCGAGCCGGTGGTTGTCCCGGTGGTTGCGGACGGATTGCTGCCGCCGCCGCGTGTGCCGGAGGTGCGGCATGGCTGA
- a CDS encoding DUF3304 domain-containing protein, giving the protein MAESGAFDQGRGLARVDIARRTALACLLFTAVTACGKSEPTYSGISVMGQNYLPYNLDKFTIVDAYGNKANGGGDSMPGGGGGVTCCYQLKGTDFTVKWDYYDVDQWHKGDEQTFHAEAKVTLPPSKVPEKVGTRIVAVHFYPDRHVELQFPAAPADDSRIPMIDVSHWISSRYQAQLNERYDEREDQQYRRIARIVAAAWLKYRLTDVDDLEQYVYFDLLVNSRFDAHPAVRQILKAASGKPGAFAKSMQSLPKSVLSALSNDAFEAVAVPAISGGLLPPPRG; this is encoded by the coding sequence ATGGCTGAGTCGGGCGCGTTCGACCAGGGGCGCGGTCTGGCGCGCGTCGACATCGCACGTAGGACGGCGTTGGCTTGCCTGTTGTTCACGGCTGTGACGGCGTGCGGGAAGTCGGAGCCGACCTACAGCGGGATTTCGGTCATGGGCCAGAACTATCTTCCCTATAACCTGGACAAGTTCACGATCGTCGACGCGTACGGCAACAAGGCTAACGGTGGTGGCGACAGCATGCCGGGTGGTGGTGGGGGCGTGACTTGTTGCTATCAGCTCAAGGGGACCGATTTCACGGTCAAGTGGGACTACTACGACGTTGATCAGTGGCATAAAGGCGACGAGCAGACGTTTCATGCCGAAGCCAAGGTGACGTTGCCACCGTCAAAGGTCCCGGAGAAAGTCGGAACTCGAATTGTCGCGGTGCATTTTTATCCGGATCGTCACGTTGAGCTGCAGTTTCCCGCTGCGCCAGCGGACGACTCACGCATTCCGATGATCGACGTGTCTCACTGGATATCGAGTCGTTATCAGGCGCAACTGAATGAGCGCTACGACGAGCGCGAGGATCAGCAGTATCGGCGCATCGCCCGCATTGTCGCTGCGGCGTGGCTCAAATACCGGCTCACCGATGTCGACGATCTCGAGCAATACGTGTATTTCGACCTGCTCGTTAATAGCCGATTCGACGCCCATCCGGCGGTACGGCAGATCCTGAAAGCGGCCAGCGGCAAGCCCGGCGCGTTCGCGAAGTCGATGCAATCGCTACCGAAGAGCGTGTTGTCCGCATTGTCGAACGACGCGTTCGAAGCGGTCGCCGTGCCGGCGATATCCGGTGGTTTGTTGCCACCGCCGCGTGGATGA